A region from the Candidatus Electrothrix scaldis genome encodes:
- a CDS encoding tetratricopeptide repeat protein yields MFFIDPTTEQGLQASDGLILEQAFLIELEEILPVPASVVFWLHDDPTCPATQTFSPEQQERLQTWQSNRGEDSTHTPVVLTDLLVIPLLAGTQQGLTLVIHDVDPALLRKMDSEWLLELQEKIIHHFCHIRQIYTDSESGLYNSRALSLFLTTKLCKKTLFLIATVPGTRSLAGGFQKSRQVTTLLQSFIEGPLFSLGHGLFAAVRSTTQRSACLEYSHRLISRLKREGLRRVHIVFSSLPSEETPQEILATCQLLLAEAERRGPYSLCDEAFLVRKEQHPFALPAPPVIRELQKTWHKLEQFGILLVSFAQEPPEDISSVLTRDCSCHALNERETLILLPKLSLKQTSQQVKQLSQNIREQLGILPSIGFCHWPTVAVTKLETVRACRKAILHASFYAQGAVVAFDALSYNVSGDHYFDEGDYKQAIREYRAGLQLQANDVNLLNSLGVALTEINRHREAETCFTQVLDQEPQNSMALINKGMCARLLGRPEEAITCFEQGLLHDSKRQQATLELYLQLGKLYCLKEEFAKAVTLLDEWRRLHGEPGEFVFFRLFGEAALGARKYQDAMKALQRSLQIYPQNTDSQSMLGLLYVLDNQGAEVGLSLCSRAIKADRGDARHLYRRAAALHHLGRLQEALHDVQDSLQIQRNNEQTLLLRAILYEELGSLRRAQQGFQRIVSMKKSTEKRKKEALAGLARIAARLRISSQS; encoded by the coding sequence ATGTTTTTTATTGATCCAACTACTGAGCAAGGTCTTCAGGCGAGTGATGGCCTGATCTTAGAGCAAGCCTTCCTCATCGAACTTGAGGAAATCCTGCCGGTACCGGCCTCGGTGGTTTTCTGGTTACACGACGACCCTACCTGTCCGGCAACGCAGACATTCAGCCCTGAGCAACAGGAGCGCCTCCAAACCTGGCAGAGCAATCGGGGTGAGGACTCCACTCATACACCTGTGGTCCTGACAGATCTCCTGGTGATCCCTTTACTTGCAGGAACACAACAGGGACTCACTCTCGTTATCCATGATGTGGACCCTGCTCTTCTTCGCAAGATGGACTCTGAATGGCTTCTTGAGCTCCAAGAAAAGATCATTCACCATTTCTGTCACATACGGCAAATTTATACGGATTCAGAAAGCGGCCTCTATAATAGCCGAGCCCTGTCCTTATTTTTGACCACGAAATTATGTAAAAAGACGCTCTTTCTCATTGCCACAGTTCCCGGAACCCGATCCTTAGCAGGTGGCTTTCAAAAAAGCCGACAGGTCACGACTCTTCTCCAAAGCTTTATTGAGGGGCCTCTCTTTTCCCTCGGTCATGGACTTTTTGCTGCTGTACGTAGCACAACCCAGCGCAGTGCCTGCCTGGAATATTCCCACCGTCTTATTTCCCGCCTCAAACGGGAAGGACTGCGGAGAGTGCATATAGTTTTTTCTTCCTTACCCTCTGAGGAAACTCCCCAGGAAATACTTGCGACCTGCCAACTTCTCCTTGCTGAAGCAGAAAGACGGGGGCCATACAGCCTCTGCGACGAGGCCTTCCTAGTCCGAAAGGAACAACATCCTTTTGCCCTTCCAGCTCCCCCTGTTATTCGGGAGCTCCAGAAAACATGGCATAAACTTGAGCAATTCGGCATCCTGCTTGTCTCCTTTGCCCAAGAGCCCCCCGAAGATATAAGCTCAGTACTTACACGAGACTGCTCCTGCCATGCATTAAACGAACGCGAAACGCTCATTCTCCTGCCTAAGCTCTCCCTCAAACAGACCAGCCAGCAGGTAAAACAACTTTCGCAAAACATCAGAGAACAATTAGGCATTCTCCCTTCCATAGGATTCTGCCACTGGCCCACTGTTGCGGTTACTAAGCTTGAGACCGTAAGGGCCTGTCGCAAGGCCATACTCCATGCCAGTTTTTACGCCCAAGGTGCTGTCGTAGCTTTTGATGCCCTGAGTTATAATGTCAGCGGTGACCACTATTTTGATGAGGGGGATTATAAACAGGCAATCAGAGAATATCGGGCTGGCTTGCAGCTGCAAGCCAATGATGTCAACCTGCTCAACAGCCTCGGAGTCGCCTTGACTGAAATCAACCGTCATCGCGAGGCAGAAACCTGCTTTACCCAGGTGCTGGACCAAGAACCACAGAATTCTATGGCCCTGATTAATAAGGGCATGTGTGCTCGCCTACTCGGTCGTCCTGAAGAAGCCATAACGTGCTTCGAGCAAGGACTGCTCCATGATAGCAAAAGACAACAGGCCACCCTTGAGCTCTATCTCCAACTCGGCAAACTCTATTGTCTTAAGGAAGAATTTGCAAAAGCTGTTACCCTACTTGATGAATGGAGGAGACTTCATGGCGAACCAGGCGAATTCGTCTTTTTCCGTTTATTCGGTGAGGCCGCATTGGGCGCTAGAAAATATCAGGACGCTATGAAGGCCTTACAACGCTCACTACAAATCTATCCCCAGAATACAGACAGCCAAAGTATGCTGGGTCTCCTGTATGTACTTGATAACCAAGGTGCCGAGGTGGGCCTGAGTCTCTGTAGCCGGGCTATCAAGGCAGATAGGGGAGATGCTCGCCATCTCTACCGGCGGGCAGCAGCCCTGCACCATCTGGGACGCCTGCAGGAGGCCCTGCACGATGTCCAAGACTCGCTACAGATCCAAAGAAATAATGAACAAACCCTCCTCCTCCGTGCTATACTATATGAAGAGCTTGGTTCTCTGCGCCGGGCACAGCAGGGATTCCAACGTATAGTCAGCATGAAAAAAAGCACTGAGAAACGAAAAAAGGAGGCGCTGGCAGGTTTAGCCAGAATCGCGGCCCGGTTGCGTATCTCTTCTCAGTCTTAG
- a CDS encoding TIGR00730 family Rossman fold protein — protein MPAKFLQQQFKKNNQYYLNSVENDDTWRMFRILAEFVEGFDTLSSLGCPAVSIFGSARTDENHHDYQLARSIAEKLSKSGYGIITGGGPGIMEAANRGAADVNGVSIGLNIDLPFEQHSNPYVNLPMDFRYFFVRKVMFIKYSMAFICLPGGFGTLDELFESLTLIQTHKIKPFPIILVGSSFWSGLVDWIREQMISNSKIDKADLLLFEVLDDVDEIVAFIRRTVIL, from the coding sequence ATGCCAGCAAAATTTCTACAGCAACAATTCAAAAAAAACAATCAATACTACTTAAATAGCGTTGAAAACGATGATACCTGGAGGATGTTCAGGATTCTCGCCGAATTTGTTGAAGGCTTTGACACCCTGTCCTCTCTCGGATGCCCGGCAGTGAGTATTTTCGGTTCAGCCAGAACTGATGAAAATCATCACGACTATCAACTAGCCAGATCCATTGCAGAAAAGTTATCTAAAAGTGGCTATGGTATTATAACTGGAGGGGGGCCTGGAATTATGGAAGCAGCCAACCGAGGCGCGGCAGACGTCAACGGTGTTTCCATCGGACTGAATATTGACCTGCCTTTTGAGCAACACTCCAATCCATATGTTAACCTTCCTATGGATTTCCGGTATTTCTTTGTCCGTAAGGTTATGTTTATCAAATATTCTATGGCCTTTATCTGTCTTCCCGGAGGATTCGGCACCTTAGATGAACTCTTTGAATCACTGACCCTGATTCAGACCCATAAAATCAAACCCTTTCCCATCATACTTGTTGGTTCCTCCTTCTGGAGCGGGTTGGTCGATTGGATTCGGGAGCAGATGATCAGTAACTCCAAGATTGATAAAGCAGACCTATTACTTTTTGAAGTTCTTGACGATGTGGATGAAATTGTCGCCTTTATCCGCCGAACCGTTATCCTTTAA
- a CDS encoding type IV pilus twitching motility protein PilT, whose protein sequence is MAQIDAFFKLMNDQGASDLHMVAGQQPILRIRGEMERVKYKVMDNDELKAMLYEICPEPKIKLFEETGDIDFGYHIPGLARYRANFFQQKYGIAAVFREIPSEILSCEQLGLPPVIKKLATLPKGLILVTGPTGSGKSTTLAAIVDEINETRSDHILTVEDPIEFVHKSKKCLVNHREVGTHTQSFSAALRGALREDPDVILVGEMRDLETIALAMEAAMTGHVVFGTLHTMNAMKTVDRIIEIFPADQQGQVRSTLADALKAVVSQTLFKRIDKKGRCAAQEILICTPAVRNLIREAKTYQIPSAMQTGKKFGMATLDDTIEELLKKRMISADDAYVNCVEKKRFVKFLKKPPTDFTDA, encoded by the coding sequence ATGGCACAGATTGATGCTTTTTTTAAACTAATGAACGATCAGGGGGCCTCTGACTTGCATATGGTTGCCGGTCAGCAACCCATTCTCCGCATCAGAGGGGAGATGGAACGCGTCAAATACAAAGTCATGGATAATGATGAACTCAAGGCCATGCTCTATGAGATCTGCCCGGAGCCCAAAATTAAACTTTTTGAAGAAACCGGTGATATAGACTTTGGCTATCATATTCCTGGGCTCGCTCGTTATCGCGCCAACTTTTTCCAGCAGAAATACGGCATAGCAGCGGTCTTCCGTGAAATTCCCAGTGAAATTCTTTCCTGTGAACAACTGGGGCTACCGCCGGTTATCAAAAAATTGGCGACCCTGCCTAAAGGGCTTATCCTGGTCACCGGTCCCACCGGCTCCGGGAAGTCAACAACCTTGGCAGCTATTGTTGATGAAATTAATGAGACTCGCAGCGATCACATCCTGACTGTTGAGGATCCTATCGAGTTTGTCCATAAGAGTAAAAAATGCCTAGTCAACCACCGAGAGGTCGGCACCCATACCCAGAGCTTTTCCGCAGCCCTGCGCGGTGCCCTACGTGAGGACCCTGATGTCATTCTGGTCGGTGAGATGCGCGACCTGGAAACCATCGCTTTGGCTATGGAGGCGGCCATGACCGGTCATGTGGTCTTTGGTACCTTACATACCATGAACGCCATGAAGACGGTTGACCGTATCATTGAAATCTTCCCGGCAGATCAGCAAGGCCAGGTACGCTCCACCTTAGCCGATGCCCTGAAGGCGGTTGTTTCGCAGACGCTGTTTAAACGCATTGATAAGAAAGGTCGATGCGCGGCCCAGGAAATCCTGATCTGCACCCCTGCGGTCCGTAACCTGATCCGTGAGGCCAAGACCTACCAGATCCCGTCCGCAATGCAGACCGGTAAAAAATTCGGCATGGCCACCCTGGATGACACCATTGAGGAGTTACTCAAGAAAAGAATGATCAGCGCCGACGACGCCTATGTCAACTGCGTTGAAAAGAAGCGCTTTGTCAAATTCCTGAAAAAACCACCCACAGATTTTACCGACGCGTAA
- a CDS encoding class I SAM-dependent methyltransferase, which yields MKQITLCCLEPGLVGKAEELAARLELPLTFEMSEESPLSGEKRETDRLVLRLSSEGLDLIKPDDRKLSGVLRVDFTAGHAAFRRKQQKKELLVRAVGGKGGALLNIIDATGGLGRDSFLLAAAGHRVRIFEQQSVVAALLADGLERATAHPDTAEICTRIRLTTGDAVSVLEALQEQKRGEPVDVVYLDPMFPERRKSALVKKELQILQLLAEQDAAPERLLAAALKVATQRVVVKRPLKAPHLTELVPSHSLAGKTVRFDVYLGGLLSRN from the coding sequence ATGAAGCAAATAACCCTTTGCTGTCTGGAACCTGGCCTTGTGGGTAAGGCGGAGGAGCTGGCAGCTCGTTTGGAGTTGCCGCTGACGTTTGAGATGTCCGAAGAAAGCCCGCTTTCTGGAGAGAAAAGAGAGACCGACCGTCTTGTGCTTAGGCTCAGCAGTGAGGGGTTGGACTTGATAAAGCCGGATGACCGCAAGTTAAGCGGAGTACTTCGGGTGGATTTTACAGCAGGCCATGCCGCTTTTCGGAGAAAGCAGCAGAAAAAAGAATTACTGGTCCGGGCTGTGGGCGGGAAAGGCGGGGCTTTGCTTAACATCATCGATGCCACGGGTGGTCTGGGCAGGGATAGTTTCCTGTTGGCTGCTGCAGGGCATCGGGTTCGCATCTTTGAACAGCAGTCAGTAGTTGCGGCCCTGCTTGCCGATGGGCTGGAGCGGGCTACGGCTCATCCTGACACAGCAGAGATTTGCACCCGGATCAGATTAACTACGGGTGATGCGGTTTCGGTCCTGGAAGCCTTGCAGGAACAAAAGAGAGGCGAGCCCGTTGATGTGGTCTATCTTGACCCCATGTTCCCGGAACGACGCAAGTCAGCCTTAGTAAAAAAAGAGCTCCAGATCTTGCAGCTCTTGGCTGAGCAGGACGCTGCCCCGGAAAGATTGCTCGCAGCTGCCTTGAAGGTGGCCACGCAACGGGTGGTGGTAAAACGTCCGCTGAAAGCTCCGCACCTGACAGAACTCGTTCCTTCTCATTCGCTTGCTGGCAAGACGGTCCGTTTTGATGTGTATCTGGGGGGATTGCTCAGCCGGAACTAA
- a CDS encoding M48 family metallopeptidase, translating into MIYCVQALQPRTHHRRSICLRNITLLLLCLISLCTVGCDENTDMQLATEAGLDAVRAVTLTDKAVQRMALRSSAYADSKRRVASPTSKYAQRLQRLVGDHYQEDDLTFNYKVYLAQEVNAFAMADGTIRVYSGLMDMFTDDELRFVIGHEMGHVTQKHIHKKLRLAYASSAVRKAVAANKDTTVGEIARSGLGEFVENLMQAQFSQLEEKEADDYSLAFMKKNGYAPQAAVTALKKLASLRDGKNTLLGGLAEQYLSSHPIPGKRAERLQMQLEGKAVSIAEQKEGLWAKTKGAVVFVVNLLVGLLRWLANLL; encoded by the coding sequence GTGATATATTGTGTTCAGGCGCTACAACCCCGCACCCACCACCGCCGTTCCATCTGCCTGCGTAATATTACCTTATTACTCCTTTGTCTGATTTCCCTTTGTACTGTTGGCTGTGATGAAAATACCGATATGCAGCTTGCCACTGAAGCTGGGCTTGATGCGGTGCGTGCCGTAACCTTGACAGATAAGGCGGTTCAGCGGATGGCGCTCAGATCATCTGCCTATGCGGATAGCAAGAGACGGGTGGCCTCACCCACGAGTAAGTATGCCCAGCGCCTTCAGCGGTTAGTGGGGGATCATTATCAGGAAGACGACCTGACTTTTAACTATAAGGTCTATCTGGCTCAGGAGGTGAATGCCTTTGCGATGGCAGACGGTACCATCCGGGTCTATAGCGGGCTGATGGACATGTTCACTGACGATGAGTTGCGTTTTGTTATCGGGCATGAGATGGGGCATGTTACCCAGAAGCATATTCATAAGAAGCTTCGGCTGGCCTATGCCTCCAGCGCGGTGCGCAAGGCCGTTGCTGCAAACAAGGATACTACTGTAGGTGAGATTGCCCGTTCAGGGCTGGGCGAATTTGTCGAGAATTTGATGCAGGCCCAGTTTTCCCAGCTGGAGGAGAAAGAGGCCGATGATTATTCCCTGGCCTTTATGAAGAAGAATGGCTATGCACCACAGGCAGCTGTGACTGCCCTGAAAAAATTAGCCAGCCTGCGTGATGGAAAAAACACCCTGTTGGGGGGCCTGGCAGAACAATATTTATCAAGTCATCCGATTCCCGGTAAGCGGGCAGAGCGTCTCCAGATGCAGCTTGAGGGCAAGGCGGTCAGCATTGCAGAGCAAAAAGAGGGGCTGTGGGCAAAGACCAAGGGCGCAGTGGTTTTTGTGGTGAATCTGTTGGTCGGACTTTTACGTTGGCTTGCCAATCTTCTCTGA